One window of Nocardioides dongkuii genomic DNA carries:
- a CDS encoding sulfate ABC transporter substrate-binding protein produces the protein MKIKVAAAAAAVVLTLAGCGSTASGDGDSGGGETVSINAFSVMEAANEPVIEDFQGTDAGADTTFETSYGASGDQSRAVQAGSKADVVHYSLETDVTRLVDEGLVAEDWKDNETNGIATSSVVVFVVREGNPEGIEGWDDLVEPGVEIITPNPGSSGSARWNILAAWAHVTGNGGTEAEAEEFVTGLLENTIALPGSGREATTAFTDGSGDVLLSYENEAILAKQSGAAIDYVLPEDTLLIENPAAVTTDASEAGQAFLEFMTGPDAQADYAQSGFRPVVDGVDIGEVEGANDPADPFPTPAQLFTVDGDFGGWGEAADKYFGDGEEGNPLGIITELQQTTGKVGEE, from the coding sequence TCCGGTGGTGGCGAGACGGTCAGCATCAACGCGTTCTCGGTGATGGAGGCGGCCAACGAGCCCGTCATCGAGGACTTCCAGGGCACCGACGCCGGCGCCGACACCACCTTCGAGACCTCCTACGGCGCGTCCGGCGACCAGAGCCGGGCCGTCCAGGCCGGCTCGAAGGCCGACGTCGTCCACTACTCCCTCGAGACCGACGTGACCCGTCTCGTCGACGAGGGCCTCGTGGCCGAGGACTGGAAGGACAACGAGACCAACGGCATCGCGACCTCCTCCGTCGTGGTCTTCGTGGTCCGCGAGGGCAACCCCGAGGGCATCGAGGGCTGGGACGACCTGGTCGAGCCGGGCGTCGAGATCATCACCCCGAACCCCGGCTCCTCGGGCTCCGCGCGCTGGAACATCCTCGCCGCGTGGGCGCACGTCACCGGCAACGGCGGCACCGAGGCCGAGGCGGAGGAGTTCGTGACCGGCCTGCTCGAGAACACCATCGCGCTGCCCGGCTCCGGCCGCGAGGCGACCACGGCGTTCACCGACGGCAGCGGCGACGTGCTGCTCTCCTACGAGAACGAGGCGATCCTGGCCAAGCAGAGCGGCGCGGCGATCGACTACGTGCTGCCCGAGGACACCCTGCTGATCGAGAACCCGGCGGCGGTCACCACCGACGCCAGCGAGGCCGGCCAGGCCTTCCTGGAGTTCATGACCGGTCCCGACGCCCAGGCCGACTACGCCCAGTCCGGCTTCCGCCCGGTCGTCGACGGCGTCGACATCGGCGAGGTCGAGGGGGCCAACGACCCGGCCGACCCGTTCCCGACCCCCGCCCAGCTGTTCACCGTCGACGGTGACTTCGGCGGGTGGGGCGAGGCCGCGGACAAGTACTTCGGCGACGGCGAGGAGGGCAACCCCCTCGGCATCATCACCGAGCTCCAGCAGACGACCGGCAAGGTCGGCGAGGAGTAG
- the cysT gene encoding sulfate ABC transporter permease subunit CysT, whose translation MSSALSGATIDAARPAPPEGRRPRRTRRTTPRNTLGRASGLGLGIAMLWFSILVLLPLSAVVAAAAEGGWSRYLDVLRNDQTWAAVSLTVTQALVITVVNAVIGTVIAWVLVRDRFWGKALLDVIIDVPFALPTIVAGLVLLSLYGPNSPLGIHWAFTESAVTLALAFVTLPFIVRAVQPVLEELETDVEEAAASLGASRLTVFRRIVLPALTPAIAAGAALSFARAISEYGSLVLLSGNKPYETEVVSVRVLTFIENGNTASAAALASVMLAVALVVIVVLDIVQRRVSRRW comes from the coding sequence GTGTCCTCGGCCCTCTCCGGGGCGACGATCGACGCGGCCCGGCCGGCGCCCCCCGAGGGGCGCCGGCCGCGGCGCACACGTCGTACGACCCCGAGGAACACGCTCGGCCGGGCCTCCGGCCTCGGGCTGGGCATCGCCATGCTGTGGTTCAGCATCCTGGTCCTCCTGCCGCTCTCGGCCGTGGTCGCCGCCGCGGCCGAGGGCGGCTGGTCGCGCTACCTCGACGTGCTGCGCAACGACCAGACCTGGGCGGCGGTGAGCCTCACGGTCACCCAGGCGCTGGTGATCACGGTGGTCAACGCCGTGATCGGCACCGTCATCGCGTGGGTGCTGGTCCGCGACCGGTTCTGGGGCAAGGCCCTGCTCGACGTCATCATCGACGTGCCGTTCGCGCTGCCGACGATCGTGGCCGGCCTGGTCCTGCTCTCGCTCTACGGCCCCAACAGCCCGCTCGGGATCCACTGGGCCTTCACCGAGAGCGCGGTGACCCTGGCGCTCGCCTTCGTCACGCTGCCCTTCATCGTCCGCGCCGTGCAGCCGGTCCTCGAGGAGCTCGAGACCGACGTCGAGGAGGCGGCGGCGTCGCTCGGCGCCAGCCGGCTGACGGTCTTCCGGCGGATCGTCCTCCCGGCGCTCACCCCGGCCATCGCGGCGGGTGCGGCGTTGTCCTTCGCCCGGGCGATCTCGGAGTACGGCTCGCTGGTGCTGCTCAGCGGCAACAAGCCGTACGAGACCGAGGTCGTCTCGGTGCGGGTGCTGACCTTCATCGAGAACGGCAACACGGCCTCGGCGGCGGCGCTGGCCTCGGTGATGCTCGCTGTCGCGCTCGTCGTGATCGTGGTGCTCGACATCGTCCAGAGGCGGGTGTCCCGGCGATGGTGA
- a CDS encoding sulfate ABC transporter permease: MVTTSLPVRWLLRVLAIGYVFMLIAWPVGLLVKSTFADGGAFLSEALADDRVVDSLQLTAVVALWAVVINLVFGVTISILLVRFEFPGKRVLSALIDLPLSVSPVVVGLALLLAYNGRTGWFGPTLEDNGVQLIFNSPGMIMATCFVALPLVIREVVPVLHEIGDDQEQAARSLGANAPQTFWRITLPSIKWAVVYGVVLSLARSVGEFGAVKIVSGNITGRTQTATLVVEAKYQNFQQDTAYATSFLLILVSIACLVVVALLRPKHSS, translated from the coding sequence ATGGTGACCACCTCCCTGCCCGTCCGGTGGCTGCTGCGCGTGCTCGCCATCGGCTACGTCTTCATGCTCATCGCCTGGCCCGTGGGCCTGCTGGTCAAGAGCACCTTCGCCGACGGCGGGGCGTTCCTGTCCGAGGCGCTGGCCGACGACCGGGTCGTCGACTCGCTCCAGCTGACGGCCGTCGTCGCGCTGTGGGCGGTCGTCATCAACCTGGTCTTCGGCGTGACCATCTCGATCCTGCTGGTGCGCTTCGAGTTCCCCGGCAAGCGGGTGCTCTCCGCCCTGATCGACCTGCCGCTCTCGGTCTCCCCGGTGGTCGTCGGCCTGGCGCTGCTGCTCGCCTACAACGGCCGGACCGGCTGGTTCGGCCCGACGCTGGAGGACAACGGCGTCCAGCTGATCTTCAACTCGCCGGGCATGATCATGGCGACCTGCTTCGTGGCCCTGCCACTGGTGATCCGCGAGGTGGTGCCGGTGCTCCACGAGATCGGCGACGACCAGGAGCAGGCCGCCCGGTCCCTCGGCGCGAACGCCCCGCAGACGTTCTGGCGGATCACCCTGCCCAGCATCAAGTGGGCGGTCGTGTACGGCGTGGTGCTGAGCCTGGCCCGGTCGGTCGGCGAGTTCGGCGCCGTGAAGATCGTCTCGGGGAACATCACCGGCCGCACCCAGACCGCGACCCTCGTCGTGGAGGCGAAGTACCAGAACTTCCAGCAGGACACGGCGTACGCCACGTCGTTCCTGCTGATCCTGGTCAGCATCGCCTGCCTCGTCGTCGTGGCCCTCCTCCGCCCCAAGCACTCCTCGTGA
- a CDS encoding sulfate/molybdate ABC transporter ATP-binding protein has translation MSIEVSGVTKRFGDFVAIDDVSVTIPSGQLTALLGPSGGGKSTLLRIIAGLDSADAGSIKIAGVEATRLPPQKRNVGFVFQHYAVFKHMTVAKNVAFGLEIRKRPKAEVAERVDELLKLVHLSQFSHRLPSQLSGGQRQRMALARALAVEPQVLLLDEPFGALDAKVRKELRDWLRRLHDEVHVTTVFVTHDQEEALEVADEIVVINEGRVEQIGSPEQLYDEPANDFVMGFLGEVTALDGVLLRPHDIDVALAPGAPGSVGGTVTRLLRIGFEVRATVTTEDGPEVTVVMTRTHARSVGLEQGARVWLTPASGATTVPALVAG, from the coding sequence ATGAGCATCGAAGTCTCAGGCGTCACCAAGCGGTTCGGCGACTTCGTCGCGATCGACGACGTCTCCGTGACCATCCCCAGCGGCCAGCTGACCGCCCTGCTCGGCCCCTCGGGCGGCGGCAAGTCCACGCTGCTGCGCATCATCGCGGGCCTCGACTCCGCCGACGCCGGCAGCATCAAGATCGCGGGCGTCGAGGCGACCCGGCTGCCGCCGCAGAAGCGCAACGTCGGCTTCGTCTTCCAGCACTACGCGGTCTTCAAGCACATGACCGTCGCGAAGAACGTCGCCTTCGGCCTCGAGATCCGCAAGCGGCCCAAGGCGGAGGTCGCCGAGCGCGTCGACGAGCTGCTGAAGCTGGTGCACCTCTCGCAGTTCTCGCACCGGCTGCCCTCCCAGCTCTCGGGCGGCCAGCGCCAGCGGATGGCGCTGGCGAGGGCGCTGGCGGTCGAGCCGCAGGTGCTGCTCCTCGACGAGCCGTTCGGCGCCCTCGACGCGAAGGTCCGCAAGGAGCTGCGTGACTGGCTGCGCCGCCTCCACGACGAGGTGCACGTGACCACGGTCTTCGTGACCCACGACCAAGAGGAGGCCCTCGAGGTCGCCGACGAGATCGTGGTGATCAACGAGGGCCGGGTCGAGCAGATCGGCTCGCCCGAGCAGCTCTACGACGAGCCGGCGAACGACTTCGTCATGGGGTTCCTGGGGGAGGTGACGGCGCTCGACGGCGTGCTGCTCCGGCCGCACGACATCGACGTCGCCCTCGCCCCCGGCGCCCCGGGCTCGGTCGGCGGCACGGTCACCCGGCTGCTGCGCATCGGGTTCGAGGTGCGGGCGACCGTGACGACCGAGGACGGGCCCGAGGTGACGGTCGTGATGACCCGCACCCACGCCCGCTCGGTCGGCCTCGAGCAGGGTGCGCGGGTCTGGTTGACCCCGGCCTCCGGCGCCACCACGGTGCCGGCGCTCGTCGCGGGCTGA
- a CDS encoding TolB family protein — translation MSDDGRYVAFESSQVMAGDTNEGPDVFLADTTTGTSTLVSRAPDGSVGNGWSGGPEISANGKFVVFSSPASNLTADSVGTTDLQVFRYSVATGKTMRVSKSPRGELAKDLAFGSSISASGRYITFISYGHNLVPGDHNNRADVFRYDATLDETIKVSETMSGAETDGNSNSGVVSPDGRYVAYATTAKNMGPSDTNGSIDTYVYDVLTDTTILASRGLSGSAAGKTTPTDISNGGSIVALSSSSPRLAAADTDKGHDAFLYRARTDSVALVNASAGRAYGADVSADGRWVSYVEFASDAPGAATTTLLLDRNANQRTDIAAPLNGGVTSLSSSGAVAVFYGADRATPTQYGLYLWTRLGG, via the coding sequence GTGAGCGACGACGGCCGGTACGTCGCCTTCGAGAGCAGCCAGGTCATGGCTGGCGACACCAATGAGGGGCCCGACGTGTTCTTGGCCGACACGACGACAGGGACGAGCACCCTGGTCAGTCGGGCACCGGACGGATCGGTCGGGAACGGTTGGAGCGGCGGACCTGAGATCAGCGCCAACGGCAAGTTCGTCGTCTTCTCCAGCCCCGCGAGCAATCTCACCGCGGACAGCGTGGGGACGACCGACCTGCAGGTGTTCCGGTACAGCGTCGCAACTGGCAAGACCATGCGGGTCTCGAAGTCGCCCCGTGGAGAGCTCGCCAAGGACTTGGCGTTCGGTTCCTCGATCAGCGCGAGCGGCCGCTACATCACGTTCATCAGCTACGGGCACAACCTCGTCCCCGGGGACCACAACAACCGGGCCGACGTGTTCCGCTACGACGCGACTCTCGACGAGACCATCAAGGTGAGCGAGACGATGTCGGGGGCCGAGACCGACGGCAATTCGAATTCCGGCGTCGTCAGTCCCGACGGTCGATACGTCGCGTACGCCACCACCGCCAAGAACATGGGGCCCAGCGACACCAACGGGAGCATCGACACCTACGTCTACGACGTGCTCACCGACACCACGATCCTGGCGAGCCGCGGTCTGTCGGGGTCGGCCGCTGGCAAGACGACCCCGACTGACATCAGCAACGGCGGAAGCATCGTGGCTCTGAGCTCCTCTTCGCCGCGGCTGGCGGCAGCCGACACCGACAAGGGGCATGATGCCTTCCTCTACCGCGCCCGGACCGACTCCGTCGCCCTGGTGAACGCGAGCGCCGGACGCGCCTACGGCGCCGACGTCAGCGCCGACGGCCGCTGGGTGTCGTACGTGGAGTTCGCCAGTGACGCCCCCGGCGCGGCGACGACCACGCTCCTGCTGGACCGGAACGCCAACCAACGGACCGACATCGCAGCACCGCTCAACGGGGGCGTCACCTCGCTCAGCAGTTCGGGGGCGGTCGCGGTCTTCTACGGTGCTGACAGAGCGACGCCGACCCAGTACGGGCTCTACTTGTGGACTCGGCTGGGCGGCTGA
- a CDS encoding YajQ family cyclic di-GMP-binding protein, with product MADSSFDIVSKIDRQEVDNALGQTAREIATRFDFKGTGATIEWQGEHAIEISASADDRASAVLDVFKDKLIKRDVSLKVLDASEPRPSGQQSKISIALKEGISSEDAKKISKLIRDEGPKGVKAQIQGDELRVSSKKRDDLQAIIALVKQQDYDFAVQFTNYR from the coding sequence ATGGCCGACTCGTCCTTTGACATCGTCAGCAAGATCGACCGCCAGGAGGTCGACAACGCCCTCGGGCAGACCGCCCGGGAGATCGCCACCCGGTTCGACTTCAAGGGCACCGGGGCGACCATCGAGTGGCAAGGCGAGCACGCCATCGAGATCAGCGCGTCCGCCGACGACCGCGCGAGCGCCGTCCTTGACGTCTTCAAGGACAAGCTGATCAAGCGCGACGTCAGCCTCAAGGTGCTCGACGCCTCCGAGCCGCGGCCGTCGGGCCAGCAGAGCAAGATCAGCATCGCGCTCAAGGAGGGCATCTCCTCGGAGGACGCCAAGAAGATCAGCAAGCTGATCCGCGACGAGGGCCCCAAGGGTGTCAAGGCGCAGATCCAGGGCGACGAGCTGCGGGTCTCCTCGAAGAAGCGCGACGACCTGCAGGCGATCATCGCGCTGGTCAAGCAGCAGGACTACGACTTCGCGGTGCAGTTCACCAACTACCGCTGA
- a CDS encoding cytochrome P450 translates to MTSTPPRPLGQPLERVRRRVRWGLNHALPKWAISRAATEGDLHAQLVVSSGTSSDAPLELFEKIRAAGPLHRSKYASVTASLPVVREVLANPDVRAGIDLSGGPGPLGRLGRWAARTAPLGPLTPPSLLVTEPPDHTRMRKLVTRVFTVKAVQGLRDRTERIADELLDSLAGDRSSADPVDLVEAYCALLPVTVIAEILGVPEADRGKVLEFGTGAAPSLDLGLSWREFSSVEHALTRFEDWLTDHLETKRREPGDDLLGKLVAALDDDGVALTDAELKATAGLVLAAGFETTVNLLSNGISLLHDNPDQLALLRREPERWPTAVEEVLRLDPPVLLTGRTVVRDTVIAGVRVPRGAVVTALLAGANRDPEVFADPGTFDVTRANAAEHVSFSGGRHFCLGAALARMEGEVGLRRLFERYPDLRLEPGARRRDTRILRGFATLPATVS, encoded by the coding sequence ATGACCAGCACGCCGCCCCGGCCCCTGGGCCAGCCGCTCGAGCGCGTGCGGCGTCGGGTCCGCTGGGGGCTCAACCACGCGCTGCCGAAGTGGGCGATCTCCCGGGCCGCCACGGAGGGGGACCTGCACGCGCAGCTCGTCGTCTCCTCCGGCACGAGCAGCGACGCGCCGCTGGAGCTCTTCGAGAAGATCCGCGCCGCCGGTCCGCTGCACCGGTCGAAGTACGCCTCCGTGACAGCGAGCCTCCCGGTCGTGCGCGAGGTCCTGGCCAACCCTGACGTCCGGGCCGGCATCGATCTCAGCGGCGGCCCCGGCCCGCTGGGTCGGCTGGGCCGCTGGGCGGCCCGGACCGCCCCGCTCGGCCCGCTCACCCCGCCGTCCCTGCTGGTCACCGAGCCGCCCGACCACACCCGGATGCGCAAGCTCGTCACCCGGGTCTTCACCGTCAAGGCCGTGCAGGGCCTCCGGGACCGTACGGAGCGGATCGCCGACGAGCTGCTGGACTCCCTGGCCGGTGATCGGTCCAGCGCGGACCCGGTCGACCTGGTCGAGGCCTACTGCGCCCTGCTCCCCGTGACCGTCATCGCCGAGATCCTCGGCGTGCCCGAGGCCGACCGGGGCAAGGTCCTCGAGTTCGGCACCGGTGCCGCGCCCAGCCTGGACCTGGGCCTGTCCTGGCGCGAGTTCAGCTCGGTCGAGCATGCCTTGACCCGCTTCGAGGACTGGCTGACCGACCACCTCGAGACCAAGCGGCGAGAGCCCGGGGACGACCTGCTGGGCAAGCTCGTGGCCGCCCTGGACGACGACGGCGTCGCCCTCACCGACGCCGAGCTGAAGGCCACTGCGGGGCTGGTCCTGGCTGCCGGCTTCGAGACCACGGTCAACCTGCTCAGCAACGGCATCTCGCTGCTGCACGACAACCCCGACCAGCTCGCGCTGCTGCGCCGCGAGCCCGAGCGCTGGCCCACCGCCGTCGAGGAGGTGCTCCGGCTCGACCCGCCCGTGCTGCTCACCGGCCGCACCGTCGTGCGGGACACCGTGATCGCGGGCGTGCGCGTCCCCCGCGGTGCCGTCGTGACCGCGCTGCTCGCCGGGGCGAACCGCGATCCGGAGGTCTTCGCCGACCCGGGGACCTTCGACGTCACCCGGGCCAACGCCGCCGAGCACGTCTCGTTCTCCGGGGGCCGGCACTTCTGCCTCGGCGCGGCCCTGGCTCGGATGGAGGGCGAGGTCGGTCTCCGCCGGCTCTTCGAGCGCTACCCCGACCTCCGCCTCGAGCCCGGCGCCCGGCGCCGCGACACCCGCATCCTGCGCGGCTTCGCCACCCTCCCGGCCACCGTGTCCTGA
- a CDS encoding LacI family DNA-binding transcriptional regulator, translated as MSGPTIYDVARAAGVATSTVSRAFSSPTRVSATTRERVRAVAAELGYQPNPHARALLSGRHQTIAMVVSDIANPHYFDLIRGAEMRARASQFTLVLVNAEESPRVEYDQIQRLVPAVDGFVLAASRLPDENLRQVAGQRPVVLMSRELPGLASVVLDHHRGCRQIVEHLASLGHRGLLYLAGPRNSWMAATRWSALATAADELGIEARRIGPFTPKASQGGAAADAATQAGATAIVAHNDLLAIGVTQRLAHRSLAVPDDVSVVGFDDIFAAEMCTPGLTTLGGAHVDVGRAAVDLLLDMLGGPDRSARQPVQLALPTELVLRSSTGIAASTRRAAVGT; from the coding sequence GTGAGCGGCCCCACCATCTACGACGTGGCCCGTGCGGCGGGCGTCGCGACCTCGACCGTCTCGCGGGCCTTCTCGAGTCCCACGCGGGTCAGCGCGACCACGCGCGAGCGGGTGCGCGCCGTCGCCGCCGAGCTCGGCTACCAGCCGAATCCCCACGCGCGCGCCCTGCTGTCGGGACGACACCAGACCATCGCGATGGTGGTCTCGGACATCGCCAATCCGCACTACTTCGATCTCATCAGGGGCGCCGAGATGCGGGCGCGCGCCTCCCAGTTCACCCTGGTGCTGGTCAACGCAGAGGAGTCGCCACGGGTCGAGTACGACCAGATCCAGCGTCTGGTGCCGGCGGTGGACGGGTTCGTCCTGGCGGCCAGTCGCCTTCCCGACGAGAACCTGCGACAGGTGGCCGGCCAACGTCCCGTGGTCCTGATGAGTCGAGAGCTGCCCGGCCTGGCCAGCGTCGTGCTCGACCACCACCGGGGCTGCCGCCAGATCGTGGAGCACCTCGCGTCACTGGGACACCGGGGGCTCCTCTACCTGGCCGGGCCGCGCAACTCGTGGATGGCGGCCACGCGCTGGTCCGCCCTCGCGACAGCCGCCGACGAGCTCGGGATCGAGGCGCGGCGGATCGGCCCGTTCACGCCCAAGGCGTCCCAGGGCGGCGCGGCGGCCGACGCCGCGACGCAGGCCGGTGCGACGGCGATCGTCGCCCACAACGACCTGCTGGCGATCGGGGTGACCCAGCGACTCGCACACCGCTCGCTCGCCGTGCCCGACGACGTCAGCGTGGTCGGCTTCGACGACATCTTCGCCGCGGAGATGTGCACACCGGGCCTGACGACCCTGGGCGGGGCCCATGTCGATGTCGGCCGGGCAGCCGTGGACCTGCTGCTGGACATGCTGGGCGGGCCCGACCGCAGCGCGCGCCAGCCGGTGCAGCTCGCGCTCCCGACGGAGCTCGTCCTGCGTTCCTCGACCGGGATCGCGGCGAGCACGCGGCGAGCTGCCGTAGGGACGTAG
- a CDS encoding TRAP transporter small permease, whose product MTADPRSSGARGRLAGLFTDPPRWLARAARTVTALEIALGVAALLLIFFLVLVQAGQRYLPIEGWAWTGELARFSLVWLTFVVAGVLVTTDSHIAIEMIDGVGNDTVRRVVRVLSCLIVAAVGYGLTAEAWELVETQGVLKSPALEMPMSWLYGISMIGFVSTTVRAVIAAVRYAVLGAPVMSFEDVAGVPTT is encoded by the coding sequence GTGACGGCCGACCCACGCTCCTCCGGCGCCCGCGGGCGGCTCGCAGGCCTGTTCACCGACCCGCCCCGCTGGCTCGCCAGGGCCGCGCGCACGGTGACGGCCCTCGAGATCGCCCTGGGGGTGGCTGCTCTCCTGCTGATCTTCTTCCTGGTCCTCGTCCAGGCCGGTCAGCGATACCTGCCGATCGAGGGCTGGGCCTGGACCGGCGAGCTCGCGCGGTTCTCGCTGGTGTGGCTGACCTTCGTCGTCGCCGGCGTCCTGGTCACCACCGACTCCCACATCGCGATCGAGATGATCGACGGAGTAGGGAACGACACCGTGCGCCGGGTCGTGCGGGTCCTCTCGTGCCTGATCGTCGCGGCGGTCGGCTACGGGCTCACCGCGGAGGCCTGGGAGCTGGTGGAGACCCAGGGCGTGCTGAAGTCGCCCGCGTTGGAGATGCCGATGTCCTGGCTCTACGGCATCTCGATGATCGGCTTCGTCAGCACCACGGTCCGGGCAGTGATCGCCGCCGTGCGGTACGCCGTCCTGGGCGCGCCGGTGATGTCCTTCGAGGACGTCGCGGGGGTCCCGACCACATGA
- a CDS encoding TRAP transporter large permease, whose protein sequence is MSLLVLSLLITALLLVRVPIAFAFVGPCLLYMITTDQSVGLALRLVANATASFPLLAVPLFILLGSFANHAGIADRLFDFALALLGRVRGSLGYVSIGVSVGFSWMSGSAVADAAALGKLQIPAMLRNGYSRKFALGVTGSAALIAPVMPPSIPAVIYAGLAAVSTGALFAASVVPALLMALGLAVVVFIWVRRDPNIQRTEFSWHQVGVTGRRVIAPLGAPVIILGGILGGYFTPTEAAAVGAAYMAVLGFAYGTLRVRDLPKVFTEAVLTTGSIMLIVASASLLGYIFARERVPQDLSELVLGLTDNATVFLLLVFALSLVLGTALDAIAVLTLTVPILIPISAQYDVDPIALGVLMILSQMIGLLTPPVGTVIFVLQAIAKARMAEVFYGSLPFMVPLLLICFGIIFWPDAILYLPERLNL, encoded by the coding sequence ATGAGCCTGCTCGTCCTCAGCCTGCTGATCACCGCGCTCCTGCTGGTCCGGGTGCCGATCGCCTTCGCCTTCGTCGGCCCGTGCCTGCTCTACATGATCACCACCGACCAGTCCGTGGGGCTCGCCCTCCGCCTGGTCGCCAACGCGACCGCGAGCTTCCCGCTGCTCGCCGTCCCCCTGTTCATCCTGCTGGGCTCCTTCGCCAACCACGCCGGTATCGCGGACCGCCTCTTCGACTTCGCCCTGGCGCTGCTCGGCCGGGTGCGCGGCAGCCTCGGCTACGTCAGCATCGGCGTCAGCGTCGGCTTCTCCTGGATGAGCGGCTCCGCGGTGGCCGACGCCGCCGCGCTCGGCAAGCTGCAGATCCCGGCGATGCTGCGCAACGGCTACTCGCGCAAGTTCGCCCTCGGGGTCACGGGCTCGGCCGCCCTCATCGCGCCGGTCATGCCGCCCAGCATCCCGGCCGTCATCTACGCGGGGCTCGCCGCGGTCTCGACCGGGGCGCTGTTCGCAGCCTCGGTCGTGCCGGCCCTGCTGATGGCCCTCGGCCTCGCCGTGGTCGTCTTCATCTGGGTGCGCCGGGACCCGAACATCCAGCGGACCGAGTTCAGCTGGCACCAGGTGGGCGTGACCGGGCGTCGCGTGATCGCCCCGCTCGGCGCGCCGGTCATCATCCTGGGCGGCATCCTCGGGGGCTACTTCACCCCGACCGAGGCCGCTGCCGTCGGCGCCGCGTACATGGCGGTCCTGGGCTTCGCGTACGGCACCCTCAGGGTCCGCGACCTCCCGAAGGTGTTCACCGAGGCGGTGCTCACCACCGGCAGCATCATGCTGATCGTCGCCTCGGCGAGCCTCCTCGGCTACATCTTCGCTCGCGAGCGCGTGCCCCAGGACCTCTCGGAGCTGGTGCTCGGGCTGACGGACAACGCGACCGTCTTCCTCCTGCTGGTCTTCGCGCTCTCGCTCGTCCTCGGCACCGCCCTCGACGCGATCGCCGTGCTGACCCTGACCGTGCCGATCCTGATCCCGATCAGCGCGCAGTACGACGTGGACCCCATCGCGCTGGGCGTGCTGATGATCCTCTCGCAGATGATCGGGCTGCTGACCCCACCGGTCGGCACGGTCATCTTCGTGCTCCAGGCGATCGCCAAGGCACGCATGGCCGAGGTCTTCTACGGCTCGCTGCCCTTCATGGTGCCGCTCCTGCTGATCTGCTTCGGCATCATCTTCTGGCCCGACGCGATCTTGTACCTGCCGGAGAGGCTCAACCTGTGA
- a CDS encoding shikimate dehydrogenase: MSARRSFLAGLFGQGVGPSLTPELHEREAVRQGVRYVYKTVDLAEQQTTPERLRELLAAAVELGFDGLNVTHPVKQTMVPLVDRVSDGVEAIGALNTVLIGAGGTVGHNTDVTGFGRSFEDGLAGAPRDEVVLLGAGGAGTAVAHALLAHGVRRLRVADPDVTRAEDLSRSVPRLADAAEVVAVSPEDVADAIAAADGLVNATPIGMAAHPGTPVPTELLRPGLWVADIVYRPLHTPLLLAAAERGCRTLTGAGMAVHQAADAFELITGLPADRAAMFGDLEELVGAEVRRARLDPQVPDTPDERNP; the protein is encoded by the coding sequence GTGAGCGCCCGTCGCTCCTTCCTCGCCGGGCTCTTCGGCCAGGGAGTCGGTCCGTCCCTCACGCCCGAGCTGCACGAGCGCGAGGCGGTCCGCCAAGGGGTCCGCTACGTCTACAAGACGGTCGACCTGGCCGAGCAGCAGACGACCCCGGAGCGACTCCGCGAGCTGCTGGCCGCCGCCGTCGAGCTGGGCTTCGACGGCCTCAACGTCACCCACCCGGTCAAGCAGACGATGGTGCCGCTCGTGGACCGGGTGAGTGACGGGGTCGAGGCCATCGGCGCGCTGAACACCGTCCTGATCGGCGCCGGCGGCACGGTGGGGCACAACACGGACGTGACCGGGTTCGGTCGCTCGTTCGAGGACGGTCTGGCCGGGGCCCCGCGTGACGAGGTCGTCCTCCTCGGCGCCGGAGGCGCCGGGACGGCCGTCGCCCACGCCCTGCTCGCGCACGGCGTCCGGCGGCTCCGGGTGGCGGACCCGGACGTCACGCGGGCCGAGGACCTGAGCCGGTCAGTGCCACGGCTCGCCGACGCCGCAGAGGTCGTCGCCGTCTCGCCGGAGGACGTCGCCGACGCCATCGCTGCGGCGGACGGCCTGGTCAACGCCACGCCGATCGGCATGGCGGCGCACCCCGGCACTCCGGTCCCGACCGAGCTCCTGCGCCCCGGGCTGTGGGTGGCCGACATCGTCTACCGCCCGCTGCACACCCCGCTGCTCCTCGCCGCGGCCGAACGCGGCTGCCGCACCCTGACCGGCGCCGGCATGGCCGTGCACCAGGCGGCCGACGCCTTCGAGCTGATCACCGGTCTCCCGGCCGACCGTGCCGCCATGTTCGGCGACCTCGAGGAGCTCGTCGGGGCCGAGGTACGACGCGCGCGGCTCGACCCCCAGGTCCCGGACACACCCGATGAAAGGAACCCCTGA